One Coffea arabica cultivar ET-39 chromosome 5e, Coffea Arabica ET-39 HiFi, whole genome shotgun sequence DNA segment encodes these proteins:
- the LOC113722620 gene encoding 6,7-dimethyl-8-ribityllumazine synthase, chloroplastic-like, translating into MAAAASSCSSSIANNRSPIISVPLRHQQSSSTSLSVQLQPPKESGFGILWKRKEDEKGWLGSLAAVRQLTGSLTTAEGLRFGIVVARFNEIVTKPLLEGALDTFKKYSVKEEDIDVVWVPGSFEIGLVAEKLGKSRKYQAILCIGAVIRGDTSHYDAVANSAASGVLSAGLNSGVPCIFGVLTCDDMEQALNRAGGNSGNKGAETALTAVIIL; encoded by the exons ATGGCGGCTGCTGcttcttcttgttcttcttcaATTGCTAATAACCGCTCA CCCATCATCTCTGTTCCGCTCAGACACCAGCAATCATCATCTACATCGCTGTCTGTCCAACTTCAACCACCAAAAG AATCTGGATTTGGGATTTTGTggaagaggaaggaggacgagaaGGGCTGGCTGGGAAGTCTTGCAGCTGTTCGACAGTTGACTGGGTCACTCACAACTGCTGAGGGTCTCCGCTTTGGCATT GTGGTGGCTCGCTTCAATGAAATTGTCACAAAGCCACTGTTGGAGGGAGCTTTGGACACTTTCAAAAAGTACTCGGTCAAAGAAGAAGATATCGAT GTTGTGTGGGTTCCGGGTAGTTTTGAAATTGGTCTGGTCGCAGAGAAACTTGGGAAGTCAAGAAAGTACCAAGCCATCTTATGTATTGGAGCTGTG ATTAGAGGCGATACTTCCCATTATGATGCTGTGGCTAATTCGGCTGCATCCGGAGTACTGTCTGCAGGCCTTAATTCTG GTGTTCCATGCATATTTGGTGTTTTGACCTGTGATGACATGGAGCAG GCTCTCAATCGAGCTGGTGGTAACTCCGGAAATAAAGGTGCTGAAACAGCGCTGACAGCT GTCATCATCTTATGA
- the LOC113722713 gene encoding putative disease resistance protein RGA3, whose product MAELIVPKIIDQLSDALMKQLGEKVNLVMGVEEEVANISSKLATIEKVLHDAERRRLKDRSVGIWLEKLEDITYEMDDVLDEWNFKIHRAKNEGTNQNAGLQPTLWNKVRSFISSLCSCLKQVPVRSDIAQKIKKINEQLELTLKEADQFKFISSVGIPDSQDFKRIMTTSIIDESEIYGRESDKDALLDQVLSKSSSQGRDGVQIISIVGAGGSGKTTLAQLLFNDDRVKNHFELKKWICVSDPFDEKRIARAILESPGKSSPDSSELEPLLQLLKETFSGKRFLLLLDDVWTKEDSKWKPFQYSLKDGAPGSVILVTTRSLEVARAVGTTHTHPMALMSDSDCWQIVQRIAFGGRSEEWRKKRESIGQKIAEKCKGLPLAAKTMGSLLRLKDTVQQWQNVLDSEIWQLEEELSPEQKLFPHLFLSYNELSPELKRCFSYCAVFPKDHVIDVEELIRLWIAQGYVRPRRRGESLELVGHEYFNNLAMRSFIQELKKVEAYYGLSEYMKCKMHDIVHDFAQFLTKNECHALDGTGRNSSSERRPRHLTILEEGTEEEMFSSRVVDFGRLRSFLTFHRFERVVPQNLFCHLKCVRTLTLSRCGLAEIPAEVGRLLHLRHLDLSDNPFKELPEAICDLYYLETLVINFCRKLSCLPERIEGLVHLRHLFNEMTDDLRQIPQGLRKLTSLCTLAGFIVRSNSDDLAILKDLNQLEGLVIKIEGEVNFGSAKLGKKINMREMFLLFSDGTQFIETPSCIETMEPPPNLEQLALVRYPGAQLPSWLVTKSHANNLTRLIISRPRNISSLHALWKLSSLEELKIGEAEKLECLGKEFFGVTQTLHENSRDALDTLSDSKSSFLAEAVAFPNLRKLHFRHFQNWTNWEDLSEDDEEVAVSIMPCLEELKISQCRKLETLPHHILSKISSLKILDIQRCNKLKDRYSDKTGDDWKKISHILQVHISDEYFSAQV is encoded by the coding sequence ATGGCTGAATTGATTGTTCCAAAGATAATTGATCAATTAAGTGATGCTCTCATGAAGCAGCTTGGGGAGAAGGTCAACCTGGTGATGGGGGTTGAAGAGGAGGTGGCAAATATCTCCTCTAAGTTGGCAACCATTGAAAAAGTGCTGCATGATGCAGAGAGACGAAGGCTGAAGGACAGAAGTGTTGGAATTTGGCTAGAAAAGCTTGAGGACATAACATATGAGATGGATGATGTGCTGGACGAATGGAACTTCAAGATTCACAGAGCAAAGAATGAAGGAACTAACCAGAATGCCGGATTGCAGCCTACACTGTGGAACAAGGTTCGTTCCTttatttcatccctttgttcttGTCTCAAACAAGTTCCTGTGCGTAGTGATATAGCtcagaaaataaagaaaataaatgaacaGCTAGAATTAACTTTGAAAGAGGCAGATCAATTCAAGTTTATTTCAAGTGTGGGGATTCCTGATTCTCAAGATTTTAAGCGAATTATGACTACCTCAATCATAGACGAATCAGAGATCTATGGTCGAGAATCTGATAAGGATGCTTTACTTGACCAAGTTTTGTCTAAGAGTAGTAGTCAAGGAAGAGATGGGGTTCAAATTATCTCTATAGTAGGGGCCGGGGGTAGTGGAAAGACCACACTTGCACAGTTACTCTTCAATGATGATAGAGTGAAGAACCATTTTGAACTTAAAAAATGGATTTGCGTATCAGATCCTTTCGATGAGAAAAGGATCGCCAGAGCAATCCTTGAGAGTCCAGGAAAGAGTTCTCCTGATTCGTCAGAGTTGGAACCACTGCTCCAACTGTTGAAAGAAACTTTTTCCGGTAAGAGATTCCTGCTTCTCCTAGATGATGTCTGGACAAAGGAAGACTCAAAGTGGAAACCTTTCCAATACTCTCTCAAGGATGGTGCTCCCGGAAGTGTAATATTGGTGACAACCAGGAGTCTGGAAGTGGCCAGAGCGGTGGGAACAACTCATACTCACCCGATGGCTCTGATGTCTGACTCTGATTGTTGGCAAATAGTGCAAAGGATAGCATTTGGTGGAAGATCAGAAGAGTGGCGTAAGAAAAGGGAAAGCATTGggcagaaaattgcagaaaaatgtAAGGGGTTGCCACTCGCTGCGAAGACTATGGGAAGCTTGTTACGGCTCAAAGATACCGTACAACAATGGCAGAATGTTTTGGACAGTGAGATATGGCAATTGGAGGAAGAGTTGTCCCCGGAGCAGAAACTTTTCCCTCATTTGTTTTTAAGCTATAACGAGTTGTCCCCGGAGCTGAAACGTTGCTTCTCCTATTGTGCTGTCTTTCCCAAAGATCATGTGATAGATGTAGAAGAGCTTATTAGGCTGTGGATAGCACAAGGTTATGTTCGCCCAAGACGAAGAGGTGAGAGCTTGGAGCTGGTGGGCCATGAGTACTTCAACAATTTGGCAATGCGTTCCTTTATTCAAGAATTAAAAAAAGTTGAGGCTTACTATGGGTTAAGTGAATATATGAAGTGCAAGATGCATGACATAGTGCATGATTTTgcacaatttctcacaaaaaatGAATGTCATGCACTTGATGGAACGGGAAGAAATTCATCTAGTGAAAGAAGACCACGTCATCTAACAATTTTGGAAGAAGGCACTGAGGAGGAGATGTTTAGTTCTCGAGTCGTTGATTTTGGACGGCTCAGGAGCTTTTTAACTTTTCATAGATTTGAAAGAGTAGTTCCCCAAAATCTGTTCTGCCATTTGAAGTGCGTGAGGACTCTGACTTTAAGTCGTTGTGGGCTAGCTGAAATCCCAGCCGAGGTCGGAAGGTTGCTTCATCTTCGGCACTTGGACTTAAGTGATAATCCTTTCAAGGAACTGCCAGAAGCTATATGTGACCTCTATTATCTGGAAACTCTGGTTATCAATTTTTGTCGAAAGCTTTCGTGCCTTCCTGAAAGGATTGAAGGCCTTGTACACTTGAGGCACCTTTTCAATGAGATGACCGATGATTTACGTCAAATTCCACAAGGACTCAGGAAGCTGACGTCACTTTGTACTTTGGCTGGGTTCATCGTCAGGAGCAACTCTGATGATTTGGCAATTCTGAAGGACCTGAACCAACTGGAAGGATTGGTCATTAAAATTGAAGGAGAAGTAAATTTTGGGAGTGCAAAACTTGGCAAGAAAATCAACATGCGTGAAATGTTTTTGTTATTTAGTGATGGGACCCAATTTATAGAAACTCCAAGTTGCATTGAAACCATGGAACCACCTCCAAATTTGGAACAACTTGCGCTAGTTCGCTATCCAGGAGCCCAGTTACCAAGTTGGCTTGTGACGAAATCTCACGCCAATAACTTGACGAGGCTAATTATCAGCAGGCCCCGTAACATCTCATCCTTGCATGCCTTGTGGAAGCTATCATCCCTAGAAGAGCTTAAGATCGGGGAAGCGGAAAAGCTGGAATGTTTGGGTAAGGAATTTTTCGGAGTTACACAAACACTACATGAGAATAGTCGTGATGCTCTTGATACATTGTCAGACTCCAAGTCATCATTCTTAGCTGAAGCAGTGGCATTtccaaatttaagaaaattacaTTTTCGTCACTTCCAAAATTGGACAAATTGGGAAGATTTAAGTGAAGATGACGAAGAAGTTGCCGTCTCTATCATGCCATGTCTGGAGGAGCTAAAAATTAGTCAATGTAGAAAGCTTGAGACTCTGCCACATCACATCCTCAGCAAGATATCATCTCTCAAAATATTGGATATTCAACGTTGCAACAAGTTGAAGGATCGTTACTCTGACAAAACAGGAGATGACTGGAAAAAGATATCACACATTCTTCAAGTTCACATATCTGATGAATACTTTTCTGCTCAAGTATAA